In Ruegeria sp. SCSIO 43209, the sequence CGGCTGAAACTGGCGGGTCTTCCGCAGGATTTTGCCTCTCCCCACGGGCTGCGCTCGGGGTTTCTGACCCAAGCCGCCCTCGACGGCGCCCCGATCCAGGCCGCCATGCGCCTGTCCCTGCACCGCTCGCTCGCACAGGCGCAGAAATACTACGATGACGTCGATATTGCGGAGAATCCAGCTACAGAACTGTTGGGGTGAGCGCTTACGGATTGTTTAAAGAGTTCGTAGCGCTAGGGAGATTTCTAGCTGCAATGCCTATGTCCCGTTCCCCGTCGCATCCGTCAACGCAGCCAGCGCAGAAACATGTCGCGGCAGATCGCAACGGGAATGCAGGATATCGATTATGACTACGCTATCCGGCTGGTCGAAGTAGACCAGGAAATGCTCTCCTGCCCGTACAAAACTGAGATCAACCGCCTCCTCGACCAATAGAGAACAACTGCGGCTGGCCACCCTACCCTCGGTGATGGCTTGGCAGCGCGCTATCAGCTCTTGTTCGTAAAGATCAGCCTGATGCGGTCCAAACTTATCGATGGTCCAACGGGCAATTTCCACCAGGCTGGATTCAGCACGGCGTGTTAGTCGAAAGGGTCGGATCACGTTTTGGCTCTTGCCCTTGCGAAGGCACGACGGATCGCATCCGAACCGCTGCCTTCTGCCAGATCTCCAGCCTGAGCCTGTGCCACACCCTCCTGCAGGCCTTGCTTAAGAGACTCCAGCCCCGCTTCTTCCCGCTCCAGAAGACGAAGTCCCGCACGCAACGCTTCACTAGCGTTCTGATAGCGACCGGATGCAACCAGATTCTGCACCAGTTGGTCTTGCGATTCTGTAAGTACGACGTTGCGGGTTACCATGGCTTAGGCCTCCTCCTTGGCAATATATGCCAATGAGGCTGTCGGTTCAACGATTGAGGACATAGCCTAAGTAGTTTAGTCGAGCTGGTCTCATTTCTGAGTAGTGCTTTAGCTAACTGTTTTCTTTTGTTCGAGAAGAAGATGAGTTTTGGTCCACCACGCTTCCAAGGACGGACGAACGTGTCTTGAAACAGCGCCTCAACCCGGATGCGATTTATCAGATAACACGCCTTAATCCACGGACTGCGGTCTGAGTTTCTGACTCATTGGCCTCTGGGGGCCCCCAATCCAAACCGCCATGCGATTGTCACTGCACCGCTTCATGGCACAAGAGCAGAAACAC encodes:
- a CDS encoding type II toxin-antitoxin system RelE/ParE family toxin; translated protein: MIRPFRLTRRAESSLVEIARWTIDKFGPHQADLYEQELIARCQAITEGRVASRSCSLLVEEAVDLSFVRAGEHFLVYFDQPDSVVIIDILHSRCDLPRHVSALAALTDATGNGT
- a CDS encoding type II toxin-antitoxin system ParD family antitoxin, translated to MVTRNVVLTESQDQLVQNLVASGRYQNASEALRAGLRLLEREEAGLESLKQGLQEGVAQAQAGDLAEGSGSDAIRRAFARARAKT